The Elusimicrobiota bacterium genome window below encodes:
- a CDS encoding T9SS type A sorting domain-containing protein — MKRPLVLLLAVLAAALGAAAALALTTMVGGVFKLKSSTIVPGAGTASGGAYTHSYTMGALQAVPMTGGGLTLTPGPLGAVRGARDTNDAAHAFPIPFEPARGHVALTFTQLSAEAAIDVYTVSGERVKRLKKFDPTDQYVWTPVANERGERLASGVYIFVVNSPGQKPRRGKIMVIR; from the coding sequence ATGAAACGCCCCCTCGTCCTCCTCCTCGCCGTCCTCGCCGCCGCCCTCGGCGCGGCCGCCGCGCTCGCCCTCACGACGATGGTCGGCGGCGTCTTCAAGCTCAAGAGCTCGACCATCGTCCCGGGCGCCGGCACCGCCTCCGGCGGCGCCTATACCCACAGCTACACGATGGGCGCCCTGCAGGCCGTCCCGATGACCGGCGGAGGCCTCACCCTCACGCCCGGACCGCTGGGCGCGGTGCGCGGCGCGCGCGACACCAACGACGCCGCCCACGCCTTCCCCATCCCCTTCGAGCCCGCGCGCGGGCACGTCGCGCTCACCTTCACCCAGCTCAGCGCCGAGGCCGCCATCGACGTCTACACCGTCTCCGGCGAGCGCGTCAAGCGCCTGAAGAAGTTCGACCCGACCGACCAGTACGTCTGGACCCCCGTCGCCAACGAGCGCGGGGAGCGTCTCGCGAGCGGCGTCTACATCTTCGTCGTCAACTCCCCCGGCCAGAAGCCCCGCCGGGGAAAGATCATGGTCATCCGGTGA